Genomic DNA from Porites lutea chromosome 4, jaPorLute2.1, whole genome shotgun sequence:
CTGTAGAGAAAAAAACGTTCTTTAAACGTTTCCCACCCCCCCTCACTACTtctttaaaagattaaaaacaTTGACGCTATGACAAAAATCTTGTGAAAGGTTTAAACCCAGGGATCATTTCATATTGTAGGTGAAGCATGATCGTCTAGGTGAGCGtaatcctgaataggactgtactgttgttgacagtgaccgACGTTTCGACGACCTGTGTAGTCGTCACCTTCAGAGTGAAAATGAGTTGTAATCTCTTCAGTTAAcgatataattttttaaaccctggttattgacctgattcgTCACGATGtaattggtcgtctgtcagttaagcggTGATGTTTTGGAGGTTTTTTTGCAAAGTAAGCTGACTAAGGCAATTCGGGTTTAAGATAGCTCAGCTGATCGAGTCACTCAGCGTCATCGACATCTGAACtactgccccctccccccccccgaatTGTGTCAAGTTGCCAAACGACTAAGATTAACACATTTTTGCAGTACAAAAAATTTTGGCCTTAGAATCTGTAAAATTAGATAGTCTGATGCAGAAATAATTGATCTGTAAAAATTTCTCCTAGTttgaataaaaatcatttttaagtaacaaaacaaaaaaacagatccAAACTGTGCAAATAAATTGACTTGGTATGTATAGCTTCACTTGGTAATATAACAAGTGAATATTTATGTTACCTATCGTTTCATTTTATTACCTCGAACTGTATTATCTCATTCAAATTTTGTCCGTTGGCGAAATCGAACGCTGTGTTTAGCTCAGTCTTTTTCACTGATATTTATTCTCAATGTTGGTAACCAGCCTCTTAAATCAAAGACCGCAAGCATTGAATGAATGGAGTCAACATCATCAGACGTTGAGTCCCATTGGAAAAAGAACTTAGTACTCACTCTTCTCTGGCATTCCGATCCACAatcaaaaaatatatgtaaGTTAATTCAAGCTTGATTatgaattaaaacaaagcaTCGTACTCCAGCTCGGCTGATGTTGAGTTACTTTCTTCGTTTCAACTAAATGTAAATCAAATGAGCCATCTTTCAATTCAGTAAGGCTATTATATAAATTCAGTAAATATAGCCTGAAAAAATTGCAATGACTATAGTTACTTGGAAAATCCATCTGtatattttaagatttactcaGTATCTATCTCTTAGCTACAATCATATTCGGATAATTGGAATTTGAAGCTGGATCAAGCAGATACATTTAAGATTTCTGTAATCAGTAGCTTACCTAGAAGAGTTAAAGCAACACAAGGAAGTAAGACCACCACAACAGCTCCCCTcataatttcaattttcttgtTCTTCATGAACTCGATCAGTAAGACATCTCAAAGCCTTTCAATGTTAAAAACTTACACTGACCTGATGATCCAGTTaattcaaaatctgcataaactTGAACTAACATAAAATGATTTATCTTACTGATAACTGGTtttcaattattgttttcaGGTGGATACGTTTGTTTTGGCAGGAACGAGGCACTGTCCATGAGAAAAGGGGAGCTGAAAAATTCGATATTCATTTAACTAAGTAGATCTGGCTAATTTATAGTATTGTTTAAGTTTATTTTCATTCAACACGtgttaaaaaaaagatggaacgtTTAGAGCCCATACAGTAAAAGGAAGCTTAACCTTtcctaatttattttaattttggatACTCTTTCTTCACATGTACACCACCTGTCTGTTAGGTTGACCGTCGAAGATCAGTCTAAAAACATATACCCGTTAGTCCTCGTATTGTTGGCAATCTGTCCAATGACGACTTAATATTCTTGCGAAGCTAGCACATTCTCGTTCCTTGAGCTGTGGCCCTTGTCGTCAGCGCCCGACGGATCGAGATCTCTGGCTAGGACAATGAAAACTCACAACAGCATTTGCTTCCCACTTATTAACTGATGATACGGTCTGAGGCAGAAAGCCGGTAGTCGCCATTTTGCGGACCTCCTGCTCCGTAGGTGGACGTACCTCGCTGCATTGCGCAAAGAATTTCGTTTCCAAGGAAACGATGTCACTGCCTTGGTGGGAACTAAACGACAATTTTGTCTATAAACCGACTCAAAAAAGTAAGCAAGTCATCGTAAAAGATTCAAGAGCTAACGCTCCAATTGCTAAAGTTTCAATTTGATCTCTAGATTCACCGTATTAAGCAAATTCTGCCAAACAGAAATTATTGCGCCGGTCCTTCAACATCTGTGACATCTGCCCAAAGTGGCTAAGAGTTAATGGGCCTTTGCTTGTGGTTACCCgcaaagcaaagcaaatttgcattatttctgAGATTTTGATGTGTTTCAATTTTAATATGATTGAATTGTTTATCAGAACGGTTGTGTTCAGCTTCATGAAGTGATGGTAAACGCAAAAGAGGACACATCCCAGGaagcgaaaaaagaagaaggTGCTGAACAAGGTGTTCTCAAAGAGGGCTCCTCGCTCAAACTGGCGACTACAGGGCTTACAAATTCAGCGCATTTGGAACAAAGACTTCAGTCACTGGATTCAAAAATAAAAGTAGCGGGGGCAGACTTCACAACACAACTTCAAGGCTTGAGAGAGCGTCTGGAACATTTAAAGACAAGTTTAAAAACGGTTCAGGTAGAATTGAAGATAGACACGGAAAAGATGAACAACGTTGGTGAACGCGGAAAGGGTAAAAAATGACGATACACGTGGTGTTCCTGGGGCCAAACACCTGCTGATGTTCGTGCGGATAGCAAATTATTTCCCACTGTTAGTCACGAAGGACACATGAGGAAACAATTCTATCAAGAAGGCTGTGAAGAATTCGACGCACGGCTTTTATTGCGGGTTATTTTGTTCGTTCAAGTTTTCTCCTAGAGAAATATGTAATTGATTGAGATGCCAAATAGCAACACAGGAAATCAAAGCGTGAAAAGAACTCGGTTTTGCTTGAACTAATATTGCGCCGGGTCCAATACTGCGTTATATGGTGGCCGAAGCACTTAAGTGcgaaaaggaaaactgaaacATTAAATTGTCTTAGTCCGTTAGAATAATGCTTCTAATTATATTGTATCAGACCTTATTTACTGTTCCAGACCGACCAACGATTGAGCTAAACTACATTCTTTTGATTAGTGGCAAACGAGTTTCCTACAGCATTACCTTTTACAATTCTGCATTTGAATAGCACTAGATTCGCTTTTAAAATAAACACTGTTATGCATGACCGAGTACCGGGTATATTATTTAAATTCTAAACACTACAGAGATAATTTTACCGCATGCCTTCAATAAAGAACTATCTGAGAGGTTTAGTGGTATAGACGACGAGTACGACGTGTATACTTGAAACAAGTTCCACTTACAACGTAATTATGGTAATTCAAACTCGACGTGGAAAACGACCTAAGAACAAGTAATGGGAATTCCATCTGGATTTATGGATAGAACCAGAAAGGCCTGAGGACGTTATTACACACGTATTCATCGTTCAATCTTAAGGTTAATTTCCACTGACActtttttggctacgcacgttaatgCACGTAAATtctaatcacgtaaataaaatagaggcaagataaaaagtgctgagcttaaacgagaagttgagcgaggttcaaatTTTACGCTTACGAGCCACCTTttatgcattgcctctattttatatACAAActtaaattttacgcacgtatgcacgtaaaaattacgcgacactggaaatcaacccttctTCAGGTTCCTATCTTGTGTAATTGTTTTTTGGGTATATGTCTTCAAGGTTTGTAATTATTTTGGCCCGTAAGTCGCCGACGGATAGGCGAAGTTGTAGTCGATGTTTCTTGGATGAGTACGaggtaccgtatttattcgattaaccaccctaggcgcttattaaatttttggaccatGAGAGTGTGCGCTTATTcaaggtgggcgcttattcgaggctgggtgcTCATTAAATTACCAACATTTTGAGCAATTGtggtatgtttattttgcagcaaaacaataaacttgagtaataacaaaacgcgaagatttaacaaagcaaggtttctatACTCTGAAGGAAACTCCCTGTTCTGGGAAGTCTCTCATGAGTACTTATTCCATTTTTTGGAGGTGGGGTGttggtgggcgcttattcgacgtgggcgctaattcgaggttgggcgcttattcgaataaatacggcaTTGGACATGCAACCCGTCAAGACGGATCAAATGAATACGAATCAAAATACTAAAACATGTCAAACAAGGTTGAATTTGTTACTTTTGAATAACGGTGCTGATAAATCGTGGTCCTGACAAAAGGTTATTCTTGGAGTTTTCGTACACCAGACCTAGTGGTTTCCCTAGCAATGAAGCTCACAATGAATAAAATTCGAAACCAAAAAGTGTTCTTCTAAGGAGttcaaataaaaattcatttgatGCCTTAAAGGATGAATATACAgctctgtttattttatttatttatttaatctaGAGCTTGTTTTAATGATTTGACCTGTCTGATGCATCTTCAAGCGCAATGCTAAGCACTCAAACTCAGAAGTCTGTAAATATTTTGCAAGTTATTTTGACCTTCTATGGAGATCTGCTAATGATACTGGTGAAAAACAAGAATGCTTTTTATTCAATTCCTAGAATGACAATCTCCGACCTCTTGCCTCCCTTAAGAAGAATTTGCTTTTGGAACCAGGCATTTATTACTCTCGAAGCTTATCTTTGAAACACCGTGTCATCGTATCAGACCGTTTTAAGACAACCACAACCGCTCAAGGTCAAACggcacaatttttgtttattctagaccATTGATCGTCCGAAGAAcaaaaaagactgaaactaGCATTCACAACATTTTTCAATCGGTTAAAGAGCGGGCGGCGTTCTCTTTTTCCTTGGAGAATGAGGTGAATTTGCTCTGTAATGTCTCTCTTAATTCCTAGGGTACAAACCTAGGACCTACTTCTGTTCTTAATTATTATTGGATGGAGTATTTTACAATTAGCATAAAATACTCACTGATCATCAATCTGGCTTTCCTGAGCATCACTGCATGGACTAAATACGTTGTAACTATTTCGTATGATAAGATATCTGCTGCTATTGATAACAATGAGTTCTTTttatgtgtttttatttttttgtctagaGCTTTTGATACAGTTGATCATCAAATTTTATTGGATGATGGATGGGATGGTTACAATAAGTTTGCGAATTACTCATATAATAGACAATAGGTATCAATTTGTTCTATTCGGTGACAACTTCCCAAAGtagatttttgctttttgtgaTTTATATAAATGATTTATGTGATGTCTCAAAGGTTtcagattttaattttttgctgaAGATATTAACATATAACAAAGACTTTGAATGAGGAGCTTTTTGACAGCTTAGTGCAAACGCCTATTCGGCTATAAAGCACAACACTTTTAAAGAACTTGTAATGGGTGAAACTCTGGCGAGAAGATCAAACAGTTGCAAATTACAGTGCCTTTTTCCAAGCTCAAAAGATGAGTGACATATTGCCATTCAAAATCAAAATGGTTagctaagggcctgtttacaaggagagagggttacccttgtgctaggccgggttaccctagcaagcgaGTTGACGTTAGCTCTGGTTTACTAGCAAATTTCACTGGTAGGATTATTCTATCACCAGggtcaactttaccagctttgctgacgtgtttcgtcatgcgtgacattctttgcaacgtccaaaatttgaaataaaacttgaagttttctataaaaaagacattaatttcacgaaaaaacaaaaaacaaatattatcaTCGTATACAGAAAATACCTTGTAAAGTACAAGAACAGATTTGACTTTTCACGTCATAGGAAACATTGTGGAACCAATGTTAAGGTTCCATGTTTACACTTTGACACTCCGAATCAGCCAAAAGGAAAGCTGCTGACAATGATGAAGTACTTCGCATGGAGTTACTTCATTCCAACAAAGTACCTTGCTCGAGTCTTGATAACCAGACAGGTGGAGCTGTGAGTACTCGAAGCATGCAACAGGAAAGTAAGAAGGCGGACCTAAAACCTCCGAAAGAcaaatcaaaaataaatgaaaaatggaTGAGGGCGTGGACATGTTCGACCTGATGGACGATGGTTTGAATGAATTTTTGGTAGAGAGAGCTAATCGTTTAGCGTTGGAAAAGAAACCTCTGTTCAAAGCTAATATGGTGTTCCTAACATACCAACGGCAAGGTTTAAAGGGTGCGGTCAAAGAAAGAACAATTCAGCGTGACGTTTGACCAGCTACGTCCCCCCACGAAGGCGGAAACTTTAGACGAAGGATTGTCCGAGGTTCTGTTTACAACGATAAGGGATACCATACTTCAACAAAAGCTCCCTAATACAACACAAGTACATCTTAACATCGAAAGAACATGGGAATGGAACCGTTCAATCTGGATTGCTGTCTGATGTGAAATATGGTGTTCCCGTCAACGAGTTGGTGAATAGAGGCGATTATGTTCACGTGATGTTTGAATCACTTGCCAGAAAAATGAACAGTGCCCAAAACATGAATCCTGCCATTGGGTTCAATGCCACTCTCACATTTATTACGTACCCTGAAAAAGGCGGAAAAGGTCCAGCGTCAAAGAATCCCAAAAGGCTTCCATTTTATATGAtgcttaagaaaaaaaaatgcatgatCACCATCAAGAATCAAGATGAATTATGCTGTGCCCGTACGTTCTTGAACCGATCCTACTTTTGTTCTGACTGTTGCAAGGGGTACAATACAGAATACGCAGCCAATCATTCCTGTATGAGACGTAACTGTTCAAGCTGTCAACGGACACGTTCGCAGAAGGGTGGTTGTCCAGATTTTAAACCTGGCAAGAAACGTACCATTCCCAACAAAGACTGCCAGCGAGATTTCTACCGTCAAGACTGCTGTACGAATCACAAAATGaagaaaggcaaaaagaaaGTGAGTCTCTGTCAAAAGGAcagaaaatgtttgatttgctGCAAATAGTATTACGTTAATCCTGACGAGCCACATGTTTGTTACCACGATACGTGCTTTCACTGCAAAGAATTTGTGCAGATTTACGACCATAAATGCTACATTCAACGTGTTGAGATCCCTGAAGACGAAGAACCAGACGGTGATGAGAAGAAACCACCACCCCTTTTCGTGTTTGGAAATATAGAATGCTTGATTGAACAAGATGATGAAGGCAGGGAAGTTCTCGTCGCAGATTTTATTCGATATGCTACTGAGAAAGGATCCACAGAATGTATCACATGCCTTTAATGTGGATACACGCATTAAACAGTTTATTCAGGCCATGAATAATCTAACAAAAGTGAAGGACAAACAGCGAGATCTCATGGTGGTGTTTCATAACCTGAAAGGGTTTGACGGAAACTTTATCATAGAGGAACTTTACCGTCAAgccatcaaagttgaaaaccaGTTGACAACAAGGGCTAAAACGTTAAAGTTTAATACCGGTATTGCCCGACACATTTAATTTGGTGGAACTTCACAAAGGTTTCTTTCCTCATGCGTTCCATACAAGAGAGAATTTATCTTACAGAGGTTCTATACCAGCTACAAGGAAATTTCCAACCTCAAGCCACGAAGCAGAAAAAACGCGAGGAATTTGACACCTGGTACGCCGCAGAATTAGAAAGAGACGAAGAATACGTCCTTTGGGATGAGTTAAACAAGTACTGCCATTACGATGTGATCATCTTTAAAGCAGCTTGTCTCAAGTTTATTCAAGAATTCCAAAACTAACCAGCCAAAGATACAACTTTTTAAGCTCAGAGTTTACTGTTGCCTCAAGTGACCTTAGGTTCTTGTTGGCGTACAGTATGttagtatcatcagcaaagAGGTAGAAATTAAAAGTATTAGAGCAAGTATGAATATCGTTAATATATAAGAGGAAAAGCAAAAGGACAGAACAGACCCCTGTGAAACACCATTAGATATTAGAGCTGCATCAgataattgtttgtttatttctagTGTTTGCGATCTGTTGCACAAAAAGGATTCAACATCGACAAAGAAAACATTATTGTCATCCAGATCGTACCATAAACGAAGTCCATGAAGCCACCTGTAGAAAAACAAGACAACTTCAACAAGCTGGGTATAAGGTGATAGAGAAATGGGAGTGTGCGTTTaacaaagacaagaaaacaGACCTGCAGTTGCAAGAATTTCTCAAGACCTTTCAATTGGTCGAACCACTCAACCCAAGAGACAGCTTCTTTGGAGGTCGAACCAATTGCTGTATGCCTGTATGCAGAGGCTAAGGAAAGCGAAGCCATTCACTATGTGGATATCAATTCGCTTTACCCCTAcgtcaacaaaaacaaaacctacCCAGTCGGCCATCCAGACATTTTGGTGAATCCTGCAGATTAAGATATTAACAGCTACTTTGGGATTGCGAAAGTCAAGATTCTCGCTCCACCTAGGTTGTACCATCCGGTACTACTGGTTCGTGCAGGTGGAAAGCTCACTTTTCCCCTCTGTGGAAAATGCGTAGAGGAACAGTTGGAAACACCTTGGTTGAAACGAACAGAGTTTTGTTCACACACCAAAGAAGAGCGCTATCTAACGGGTACTTGGTGTACACCAGGGTTGCAAAAAGCTGCGGAGCTAGGATATGAAATCGCCAACATTTATGAAGTCTGGAATTTCCCTGAGGATCAGCGCAAATTACAGCTACATGTTGCAAACAGGCGACATAGAGTGTAAAAAGGCGTGGTTTCACACTGGATGAACAAGGCTATGAATTGCTAAATTTTGAATCCATAAAACGTCACATTTTAGCTGAAATCTAGAACCCAGAGAAGGATCGAAGACCTACAGCTGTGCTTGTCACCATCAACTTTGACACAAACAGGACCACCTAGAAAATCTGTCTAACCCACAAAGTCAAGAAATACAGACTAGTATTTGACAAACGTCTGGCCAAACAAAGGACTTTATCAGTAAACCCTATGGCTATAAACGCATAAGATAGGTCATTCATCATTTACTCTCAATGTGATCAAATACTTAGGATACATTGCTGTCAAGTGAGCGTATAATCAATAAAATTTGGGTTACAGTTAAATGGTGTGTTTGATGGCGTGAAAAATACCAAATCATAACCTTAAATCCTAAACGTCAAAAAAACCCTACCCCTCAAACCAGCCAAAAATTACCAAACCCCTAACGTAAAACCCCACTCCTAACCTTAACCCTAcccctaactctaaccctaacactaaccctaaccaaactcctaaccctaaccctaacctctaacAATAActccaaccctaaccctaaccctaaacctaaACAAcctcctaaccctaaccctaacctctcACCCTAAcaccaaccctaaccctaaccctaaccctaactacTAACTCtaacctctaaccctaaccccaaccctaactactaaccctaacctctaaccctaaccATAACACTaacctaacctaaccctaaccctaacctaaccctaacctaaccctaaccataaccctaaccctaacccctaatcctaaccctagCCCTAACTCAACCCTAACCTCTAATCCTAACCttaacactaaccctaaccctaaccctaaccctaacactaacctaacctaaccctaaccctaacctaaccctaacctaaccctaaccataaccctaaccctaacccctaatcctaaccctagCCCTAACTCAACCCTAACCTCTAATCCTAACCttgacactaaccctaaccctaaccctaaccctaaccctaaccctaaccccaacctctAACCCTAActccaaccctaaccctaacccgaaCCCTAAACTCTAACCCTAAAACCAACCCTAACTactaaccctaacctctaaccctaaccccaaccctatccctaaccctaacactaacctaacctaaccctaaccctaacctaaccctaaccgtaaccctaagcctaaccctaatcctaaccctagCCCTAACTCAACCCTAACCtctaatcctaaccctaaccctaacactaaccctaagccaacccctaaccctaaccctaacctctaaccctaaccccaaccctaaccctaaccccaaccctaaccctaaccctaaactctaaccctaaccccaaccctaaggaataaccctaacctctaaccctaaccccaaccctatccctaaccctaaccctaaccataacactaaccctaaccctaaaccctaaccctaaccctaaccctaaccctaaccctaacactaacctaacctaaccctaaccctaaccctaacctaaccctaacctaaccctaaccctaaccctaacctactcCTAACCCctggttaggggttagggttaggatagGGTTAGACTTAAGGTTAAGGTTAGGATTAGAGGTTAGggttgggttagggttaggattgaGGTTAAGgttaagggttagggttagtattagggttagggttagggttagggttagtgttaaGGTTAGGATTAGAGGTTAGGGTTGAGCTAGGGCTAGGGTTAGGATTaggtgttagggttagggttatggttagggttaggttagggttaggttagggttagggttagggttagggttaggttaggttAGTGTTATggttagggttagaggttagggttagtagttagggttggggttagggttagaggtcAGGGTTAGtagttagggttggggttagggttagaggtcAGGGTTAGtagttagggttggggttagggttagagtttagggttagggttagggttagggttggagttagggttagaggttagggttagggttagggttagggttagagttgtGCTTAGGGTTATCGTTAGGGTTAgagttggggttagggttagggttaggtttagggttagggttacaggTTGGTGTTAgggctagggttagggtttttTTGAGGTTCTGGTTTTCAGGTTAGGATTAGGTATTTTTCACGCCATCAAACTCAGCTTTTAACTGTAACCCAAATTTTATTGATTAAACTATTACTTGACATCAATGTATCTTAAGGTTTTCTGCGCAAAGGGAGTGAAAGATCAATGTCctcttttattcatttatagCCACAGGGTCTACTGCTTAAGTCCTCTTTTTTGAccacatattttttaaaatactagTCCGTATTTCTTGACTTTGTGGGTTAGACAGATTTTCTAGGTGGTCCTCTTTGTGTTAAAGTTGATGGTGACAGGCACAGCTGTAGGTCCTCGTTCCTTCTCTGGGTTCTTGATTTCAGCTAAAATGTGACGTTTCATGGATTCAATATTTAGCAATGCATAGCCTTGTTCATCCAGGGTGAAAACACGCATTTTACACTCTGTGTCACCTGTTTGCAACATGTAGCTGTAATTTTTCGGGCCGCCTGTGACAAACTCCTGTATAGGTACGCCCGCTGTCTCGTCTTTCATTTAGCTCAAGAACCGACCTGTCTCTACCGTGGGTGAACCCTTACGCCCCTGATAAATGATACTGTCAGTATCAAAATAAAGGACTTGATCCTTCAGAGACTCTAAATACTCGTACAACTCTAAGCGTGCACAGGTAGTTGTGATActtgcaataaaaatatttgttttactGCTAAGGATGACTTCTTCCACGACTTTTCTGACATCCACCTCCACGATATTTTCAGTACAAATTCGTATGTCATGAATGTTGTTTCCTGACTCTTCAATAATCCGATACATTTGACCAGGCCTTGTGACTGTAAATGTCTGCGTCTTGTTGGGTTTCTCGCCAAATTTCCCCCCAAAAGAATTGAGCATCAATTTAGCCACTTGTTTCCTCCCAAAATTCTTTCCAATTTTGTTAGGCTCCAGCTGCACCCCTTCACGGGCATAATAGTCCGTAATGTAAGCATCTTTTAGTTCGTCTGTCACACAATTCTTAGGCCAACCTGtggcttctgttttgtttttgagccATTTTTTGACATAGTCTGCAAACAAACCCTCTCTGCGTTGATCCTCAGGGAAATTCCAGACTTCATAAATCTTGACGATTTCATATCCTAGCTCCGCAGCTTTTCGCAAATCTGGTGTACACCAAGTGAACAAAACTCTGTTCGTTTCAACCAAGGTGTTTTCAGTTGTTTCTCTACGCATAATAAGTAGCAAAATGTCTGGATGGCCCACTGGGTAGGTTTTGATTTTGTTGACGTAGGGGTAAAGCGAATTGATATCCACATAGTGAATGGCTTCGCTTTCCTTAGCCTCTGCATACAGGCATACAGCATTGGTTCGACCTCCAAAGAAGCTGTCTCTTGGGTTGAGTGGTTCGACCAGTTGAAAGGTCTTGAGAAATTCTTGCAACTGCAGGTCtgttttcttgtctttgttAAACGCACACTCCCATTTCTCTATCACCTTATACCCAGCTTGCTGAAGTTGTCTTGTTTTTCTACAGGTGGCTTCATAGACTTCGTTTATGGTACGATCTGGATGACAATAATGTTTTCTTTGTCGATGTTGAATCCTTTTTGTGCAACAGATCGCAAACActagaaataaacaaacaattatcTGATGCAGCTCTAATATCTAATGGTGTTCCACAGGGGTCTGTACTAGGTCCTTTTGCTTTTCCTCTTATATATTAACGATATTCATACTTGCTCTAATACTTTTAATTTCTACCTctttgctgatgatactaaCATACTGTACGCCAACAAGAACCTAAGGTCACTTGAGGCAACAGTAAACTCTGAGCTTAAAAAGTTGTATCTTTGGCTGGCCTCAAATAAATTAACTcttaataccaaaaaaaaacaattttgtttatttttcatccTTACCAGAAGTCTGTTGACTACCTTCCCCAACTTAAGATCTTCGATACTGATACCAATCAATACGCTAGTTTAGAAATGGAAAATTATGTTAAATATGTAGGCATTCTGATTGACAAAAATCTTTCGTGGAAAACACACGTTGACAATGTAGCTACTAAATTAAGTAAACCGGTTGGTTAAATCGCTAAATTGAGGCACCTTCTTCCTCAACATACTTTGCTAAATATTTACCGTGCGTTAATCTTGCCTTATTTATCTTACGGTTTGATAGGTTGGGGGCAGGCGTCAAAaacacatttaacaaaaatcTTATTGCTTCAGGAAAAAGTCatccgtttcatattttttgccAACAGGAAAGTTCATACCATTCCTCTTTTTGTTGATGCAA
This window encodes:
- the LOC140934181 gene encoding uncharacterized protein; its protein translation is MQPVKEAKVKDFAILFLVLSWLHQVFAICCTKRIQHRQRKHYCHPDRTINEVYEATCRKTRQLQQAGYKVIEKWECAFNKDKKTDLQLQEFLKTFQLVEPLNPRDSFFGGRTNAVCLYAEAKESEAIHYVDINSLYPYVNKIKTYPVGHPDILLLIMRRETTENTLVETNRVLFTWCTPDLRKAAELGYEIVKIYEVWNFPEDQRREGLFADYVKKWLKNKTEATGWPKNCVTDELKDAYITDYYAREGVQLEPNKIGKNFGRKQVAKLMLNSFGGKFGEKPNKTQTFTVTRPGQMYRIIEESGNNIHDIRICTENIVEVDVRKVVEEVILSSKTNIFIASITTTCARLELYEYLESLKDQVLYFDTDSIIYQGRKGSPTVETGRFLS